The genomic window TGGCCCTTCCCTCCCCTACCGGGGCACGCACTGCCCAGAAAGGGTGGGGGAACAGAAGAACGCTGGCTTGGGCCAGGCTGGGCTGCGGCGGATATTGTGTAAAGAACGCGTCAAGAGACGCGGGGTGTGCCGGGAAGTCTGGTCGGCGTCGAAGGGTCCGTGTGACCGCGCATCGATACCCCGGGAGGTTTCCCGGATGTGTGCCGCCCCGCGTGAGCGTTCCGTCTTTCTCGGGTTGCTGCCCTGGCCGGAGCGTGTGCAGGTGGCCCGGGCCCTGCGCACCGAGACGGTCGGTGGGCTGGTGCTGCTGGCGGCAGCCATGGTGGCACTGGCATGGGCGAACACCCCATGGAGCGGAGCGTATGAACACGTACGCGACTTCCGCTTCGGTATATCTACGCTCGGCCTGGAACTGTCCGTAGGGCACTGGACCGCCGATGGACTGCTGACCATCTTCTTCTTGGTCGCCGGGATCGAGCTGAAGCGCGAGCTGGTGGTCGGCGAACTTCGCCCCCCGGCCGCAGCGGCCCTGCCCGTGGTCGCCGCCGTGTGCGGCATGGCGGTCCCCGCCGCCCTCTACCTGGCCACCACCACACTCGGGTCAGGTAGCGCCGAGGGCTGGGCGGTGCCGATGGCCACCGACGTTGCCTTCGCGCTTGCCGTCCTGGCGGTGCTCAGCACGCACCTGCCTTCCGCCCTGCGGGCCTTCCTGCTGACCCTGGCGGTGGTCGACGACCTGGGCGCGATCCTGGTGATAGCCGTCTTCTTCACCGCCGACCTGAACCCTGCCGCGCTCGGCGGTGCGCTGGCCGGGCTCGTCGTCTTCTACCTGCTTCAGCGGTACCGGGTGCGCGGCTGGTGGTGGTACGTCCCGCTGGGGGTGACGATCTGGGCGCTGATGTACAACGGCGGGGTACATGCCACAGTGGCCGGTGTGGCGATGGGCCTGATCCTGCGTACCACCCGAGATGCGGGTGAGGAGGCGTCGCCGGCGGAGCGGGCGGAACATCTGCTGCGGCCGGTCTCGGCCGGTGTGACGGTGCCGCTGTTCGCCCTGTTTGCCGCCGGGGTGAGCGTTTCGGCTGCGGCACTCGGCGAGGTGTTCACCCGTCCGGAGCCGCTGGGTGTTGTGCTCGGTCTGGTCGTCGGCAAGACGGTGGGGATCTTCGCCGGCGCCTACCTGGCGGCCCGCTTCACGAAGGCCCGTCTCAATCCGGATCTGGCCTGGGCAGACGTGCTGGCCCTGGCGGTGCTGGCCGGGATCGGCTTCACCGTGGCCCTGCTGATCGGCGAGATCGCCTTCCCTGACCCGGTGGACGCCGAACACGTCAAGGCCGCCGTGCTGCTCGGTTCACTCATTGCAGCGGCCGTGGCCGCACTGCTGATCAAGCGCCGCAACGGGATCTACCGCCGCCTGTGGGAGGCCGAGACGCGGGATGAGGACGCCGATGGCGTCCCCGACGTCTATCACCAGCAGACCAGCCCCGGGCGCGGCAGCGCCGCGGGCGAAAGCTGAGGAGGACGGTCATGCGCGCACGGGATCTAGCCGAGCCCTACCCCCTTCGTGACCACGGACGACGACGCGATGGACGCGGCCCGGATGTTGGCGGTGCAGTCGCTACCCGCTACTGGTCCTCGGCACCCCGGCTCCCAGCTCATCCGGCAGCTCATCCCCGCGTACATGACGAAGCCCTGCCACTCACCGCCGCACTGAGCGAACGGCACGGCCCGGGACTCGTGGAACAGCTGG from Streptomyces formicae includes these protein-coding regions:
- the nhaA gene encoding Na+/H+ antiporter NhaA, which translates into the protein MCAAPRERSVFLGLLPWPERVQVARALRTETVGGLVLLAAAMVALAWANTPWSGAYEHVRDFRFGISTLGLELSVGHWTADGLLTIFFLVAGIELKRELVVGELRPPAAAALPVVAAVCGMAVPAALYLATTTLGSGSAEGWAVPMATDVAFALAVLAVLSTHLPSALRAFLLTLAVVDDLGAILVIAVFFTADLNPAALGGALAGLVVFYLLQRYRVRGWWWYVPLGVTIWALMYNGGVHATVAGVAMGLILRTTRDAGEEASPAERAEHLLRPVSAGVTVPLFALFAAGVSVSAAALGEVFTRPEPLGVVLGLVVGKTVGIFAGAYLAARFTKARLNPDLAWADVLALAVLAGIGFTVALLIGEIAFPDPVDAEHVKAAVLLGSLIAAAVAALLIKRRNGIYRRLWEAETRDEDADGVPDVYHQQTSPGRGSAAGES